From Kineosporia succinea, the proteins below share one genomic window:
- a CDS encoding 16S rRNA (uracil(1498)-N(3))-methyltransferase, which yields MTLPRFFTEPGALTGAAPSTTLVLDGDEGRHAAGVRRIRAGEEIELADGSGLVARCTVTAAGKAHLDLLVDELELTPEPVLRFGLVQALAKGGRDEMALETATEAGVDLVLPWQAARSVSRWEGPKVEKNSRRWATIAREAAKQSRRPRVPVVEPLRSTAALASRLAGADLALVLHEDAGRPLVGLDLPAAGEVLLVVGPEGGIGESELATLTAAGALPVRLGPEVLRTSSAGPLALGILAAASGRWA from the coding sequence ATGACGTTGCCCCGGTTCTTCACCGAGCCCGGAGCCCTGACCGGCGCCGCGCCGTCCACCACCCTCGTCCTGGACGGGGACGAGGGACGGCACGCCGCCGGGGTCCGGCGCATCCGGGCCGGCGAGGAGATCGAGCTCGCCGACGGTTCGGGCCTGGTGGCGCGCTGCACGGTCACGGCCGCGGGCAAGGCCCACCTCGACCTGCTCGTCGACGAGCTCGAGCTGACGCCCGAGCCGGTGCTGCGGTTCGGCCTGGTGCAGGCGCTGGCCAAGGGCGGGCGGGACGAGATGGCGCTGGAGACGGCGACCGAGGCCGGCGTCGACCTGGTGCTGCCCTGGCAGGCCGCGCGCAGCGTGTCCCGCTGGGAGGGGCCGAAGGTCGAGAAGAACTCCCGGCGCTGGGCCACGATCGCCCGCGAGGCTGCGAAACAGTCGCGCCGGCCGCGGGTTCCGGTCGTGGAGCCGCTGCGTTCGACGGCGGCGCTGGCGTCTCGCCTGGCCGGCGCCGACCTGGCGCTGGTGCTGCACGAAGACGCCGGACGTCCGCTGGTCGGGCTGGACCTGCCCGCCGCCGGTGAGGTGCTGCTGGTCGTCGGGCCGGAGGGCGGCATCGGCGAGTCCGAGCTGGCCACCCTGACCGCGGCTGGTGCTCTGCCGGTGCGGCTCGGACCCGAGGTGCTGCGGACGTCGTCGGCCGGCCCCCTGGCCCTGGGCATCCTGGCCGCGGCATCGGGACGCTGGGCCTGA
- a CDS encoding HIT domain-containing protein, whose amino-acid sequence MVYRGDRVVAFRDINPVASVHILVVPVDHHTDVVQLVAKDEPLLAEVVTVAGELAKAEANGQFRLMFNTGAEAGQSVFHVHAHVLAGSKIGIPG is encoded by the coding sequence ATGGTGTATCGGGGCGACCGGGTGGTCGCCTTCCGGGACATCAACCCGGTGGCGTCCGTGCACATCCTGGTGGTGCCGGTCGACCATCACACCGACGTGGTGCAGCTGGTGGCCAAGGACGAGCCGTTGCTGGCCGAGGTCGTCACGGTGGCCGGGGAACTGGCCAAGGCTGAGGCGAACGGCCAGTTCCGGCTGATGTTCAACACCGGGGCCGAGGCCGGGCAGAGCGTCTTCCACGTGCATGCCCACGTGCTGGCCGGGTCGAAGATCGGCATTCCCGGGTAG